In Actinomycetes bacterium, a genomic segment contains:
- a CDS encoding PIG-L deacetylase family protein, giving the protein MLEDSEVERALVITAHPDDVDFGAAGAVATWTAAGIEVTYCVCTDGDAGGFDPAVARSEIPAIRRAEQEAAAKAVGVSDVRFLGELGHRDGTLMPTLELRRDISRVIRQIRPQRALIQSPERNWVRVGASHPDHLAAGTAAIAAIYPDARNPFAHPELLADEGLEEWAVAETWVMAHPDNNHAVDITDLFDVKIAALLAHESQTGHMEGFADRMRDWYAANAEAAGLPAGRLAERFFVVSTA; this is encoded by the coding sequence GTGCTGGAGGACTCCGAGGTCGAGCGCGCGCTCGTCATCACCGCCCACCCCGACGACGTGGACTTCGGCGCCGCCGGCGCGGTCGCCACCTGGACCGCGGCCGGGATCGAGGTGACCTACTGCGTCTGCACCGACGGCGACGCCGGGGGCTTCGACCCGGCGGTGGCCCGCTCGGAGATCCCGGCCATCCGCCGGGCCGAGCAGGAGGCCGCCGCCAAGGCGGTCGGCGTCTCAGACGTCCGCTTCCTCGGCGAGCTCGGCCACCGCGACGGCACCCTGATGCCCACGCTCGAGCTCCGTCGGGACATCAGCCGGGTCATCCGTCAGATCCGGCCGCAGCGAGCCCTGATCCAGAGCCCCGAGCGCAACTGGGTCCGGGTCGGCGCCAGCCACCCGGACCACCTGGCGGCCGGCACAGCCGCGATCGCCGCGATCTACCCGGACGCGCGCAACCCGTTCGCACACCCGGAGCTGCTCGCCGACGAGGGCCTCGAGGAGTGGGCGGTCGCCGAGACCTGGGTGATGGCGCACCCGGACAACAACCACGCGGTGGACATCACGGACCTGTTCGACGTCAAGATCGCCGCCCTGCTGGCCCACGAGAGCCAGACCGGGCACATGGAGGGCTTCGCCGACCGGATGCGCGACTGGTACGCCGCCAACGCCGAGGCGGCCGGGCTGCCGGCCGGCCGGCTGGCCGAACGCTTCTTCGTCGTCTCGACCGCCTGA